A single region of the Mycobacterium avium subsp. avium genome encodes:
- a CDS encoding CaiB/BaiF CoA transferase family protein yields the protein MLDGLRVLDLATLAAAPLVATYLGEFGADVIKVEEPRHGDPIRGWGNQRDGVGLMWKSISRNKKSITLDLRSAEGQQLVRRLVEHADVAIFNTRPQTLRKWGLDYESLRAVNERLVMLHITGYGLSGPKSERPGFGTLGEAMSGFAHITGQAGTPPTLPPFMLADGVTSLNAAYAVMMALYHRDVHGGPGQLIDVNLIDPLARLLEQTLLGYDQLGLVPERSGNRWDISAPRNTYQTADGRWLAMSGSSPALALRVFRAIGRDDLLGDPEFSDPQRRLARAREVDILVADWVAGKTLSEAMAVFEAHEVAAAPVYDISDLVADEQLAHRGVFVSVDDQQLGPMTVQAPVPRFSSASGTVEHLGPRLGEHNAEVYGELLGLTPDEIDQLRARGVV from the coding sequence ATGCTTGACGGGCTGCGGGTGCTCGACCTGGCCACGCTGGCCGCCGCGCCGCTGGTGGCGACCTATCTGGGCGAGTTCGGCGCCGACGTGATCAAGGTCGAAGAACCACGCCATGGCGACCCGATCCGCGGGTGGGGCAACCAGCGCGACGGTGTCGGCCTGATGTGGAAGTCCATCTCCCGCAACAAGAAATCGATCACGCTGGACCTGCGCAGCGCGGAAGGACAACAGCTGGTCCGCCGTCTGGTGGAGCACGCCGACGTCGCCATCTTCAACACCCGTCCCCAGACCCTGCGCAAATGGGGACTGGACTACGAGAGCCTGCGCGCGGTCAATGAGCGGCTCGTGATGCTGCACATCACGGGCTACGGGTTGAGCGGGCCGAAGAGCGAGCGGCCGGGGTTCGGCACGCTGGGCGAGGCGATGAGCGGTTTCGCGCACATCACCGGCCAGGCCGGCACGCCGCCCACCCTGCCGCCGTTCATGTTGGCCGACGGCGTCACCTCGCTGAATGCCGCTTACGCGGTGATGATGGCGTTGTATCACCGCGACGTGCACGGCGGGCCGGGACAATTGATCGATGTCAACCTGATCGACCCGCTGGCCCGGCTGCTGGAACAGACGCTGCTGGGCTACGACCAGCTGGGACTGGTGCCCGAGCGATCCGGCAACCGGTGGGACATCTCCGCGCCGCGCAACACCTACCAGACCGCCGACGGGCGATGGCTGGCCATGTCCGGCAGCTCACCGGCGCTGGCGCTGCGGGTGTTCCGGGCGATCGGCCGCGACGACCTGCTGGGTGACCCGGAGTTCTCCGACCCGCAGCGGCGGCTGGCACGCGCCCGCGAAGTCGACATACTCGTCGCCGATTGGGTTGCGGGCAAGACACTTTCGGAGGCGATGGCCGTGTTCGAAGCCCACGAGGTCGCCGCAGCGCCGGTCTATGACATCAGCGACCTGGTCGCTGACGAGCAGCTGGCGCACCGCGGGGTGTTCGTCTCCGTCGACGACCAACAGCTCGGACCGATGACGGTGCAGGCGCCCGTTCCGCGCTTCTCGTCGGCGTCCGGCACGGTCGAGCATCTCGGACCCCGCCTCGGTGAGCACAACGCCGAGGTCTACGGGGAGCTGCTCGGCCTCACCCCTGACGAAATCGACCAGCTACGCGCCCGGGGCGTGGTGTGA
- a CDS encoding LLM class flavin-dependent oxidoreductase — MRTDKMALVAFMQAGSTSVYAGSWRHPATEHRYLDAAYYAKIGRQLEEGCFDLMFFDDRLAMPGVYGGSVGEAVRYGARPVKLDLGVILGVLAQATSWIGLGATYSTTYYPPFHVARTFASLDHLSGGRAAWNVVTSVNDSEAQNFGVDAHLGHDERYDRADEFMDVVTGLWDTWEDDAVLHDRVSGRYADPAKVHELGHVGEFFSARGPLTVPRTPQGRPVIIQAGSSGRGREFASRWAELIFTGDPGIDGARSHYADQKDRIADAGRDPAAVRICPMAYAVVGESEAHAKDREAMLLNDLVHPMASLTLLSELMNYDFAQHDLDDPVTDDILASVSGIRGLVQNLRAHIGGDAVTVRDLANHRATLLQGPRFVGTGPQVADQMADWFQTGACDGFVLAATHLPGAFEDVVRMVVPELQRRGLFRTEYRSATLRGHLGLPRPANARAAHA; from the coding sequence ATGCGCACCGACAAGATGGCCCTCGTCGCCTTCATGCAGGCGGGCAGCACCTCCGTGTACGCGGGATCGTGGCGGCACCCGGCCACCGAGCACCGCTACCTGGACGCCGCCTACTACGCCAAGATCGGCCGACAGCTCGAAGAGGGCTGCTTCGACCTGATGTTCTTCGACGACCGCCTCGCCATGCCGGGCGTATACGGCGGCTCGGTGGGCGAGGCCGTGCGCTACGGCGCCCGCCCGGTCAAGCTGGACCTCGGCGTGATCCTCGGCGTGCTGGCGCAGGCCACCTCCTGGATCGGGCTGGGCGCGACGTACTCGACCACCTATTACCCGCCGTTCCATGTGGCGCGCACGTTCGCGTCGCTGGATCACCTCTCCGGCGGCCGCGCCGCGTGGAACGTGGTCACCTCGGTCAACGACAGCGAGGCGCAGAACTTCGGCGTCGACGCCCATCTCGGCCACGACGAAAGATACGACCGGGCCGACGAATTCATGGACGTGGTGACCGGCCTGTGGGACACATGGGAGGACGACGCCGTGCTGCACGATCGGGTATCCGGCCGGTACGCCGACCCCGCGAAGGTGCACGAACTCGGCCACGTCGGTGAATTCTTCTCCGCGCGTGGACCGTTGACGGTGCCGCGCACCCCGCAGGGCCGGCCGGTGATCATCCAGGCCGGGTCGTCGGGACGCGGCCGCGAATTCGCTTCCCGCTGGGCGGAATTGATCTTCACCGGTGATCCGGGCATCGACGGCGCCCGCAGCCACTACGCCGACCAGAAGGACCGCATCGCCGACGCCGGCCGCGACCCCGCCGCGGTTCGGATCTGTCCGATGGCCTATGCCGTGGTGGGCGAGTCCGAGGCCCATGCCAAGGACCGCGAGGCGATGCTCCTCAACGATCTGGTGCATCCGATGGCATCGCTGACGCTGTTGTCGGAACTGATGAATTACGACTTCGCCCAACACGATCTCGACGATCCGGTGACCGACGACATCCTGGCCTCCGTCTCCGGCATCCGCGGGCTTGTGCAGAACCTACGCGCCCACATCGGCGGCGACGCCGTCACCGTGCGGGATCTCGCCAACCATCGCGCCACCCTGTTGCAGGGGCCCCGGTTCGTTGGCACCGGCCCGCAGGTCGCCGATCAGATGGCGGACTGGTTCCAAACCGGCGCCTGCGACGGATTCGTGCTGGCCGCAACGCATCTGCCCGGCGCATTCGAAGACGTGGTGCGCATGGTGGTCCCCGAGTTGCAACGCCGCGGCCTGTTCCGCACCGAATACCGGTCCGCCACGCTGCGCGGACATCTGGGGCTGCCGCGTCCCGCCAACGCCCGGGCGGCCCATGCTTGA
- a CDS encoding GntR family transcriptional regulator has protein sequence MAAIDISGTVRERAARELRDRILTGALPAGSRIDLDAITAEFATSRTPVREALLELSFEGLVQVAPRSGVTVIGISPEDVLDSFTILGVLTGQAAAWAAERIGPEELATLRELAAEVVAKSGDDSIGEANWHFHQMIHRAAHSPRLANQIKHAARVVPTNFLTLFPEHEKHSLDEHAQLLDALGDKDVERARVIAERHVLDAGRSLAEWLEQRRDGER, from the coding sequence GTGGCGGCGATCGACATCTCCGGGACGGTGCGGGAACGCGCGGCCCGCGAACTGCGTGACCGCATCCTGACCGGCGCCCTGCCGGCCGGTTCGCGGATCGACCTCGACGCCATCACCGCCGAATTCGCCACCAGCCGGACCCCGGTGCGCGAGGCGCTGCTGGAGCTGTCGTTCGAGGGCCTGGTTCAGGTCGCCCCGCGCAGCGGCGTCACGGTGATCGGGATCAGCCCCGAGGACGTGCTGGACAGCTTCACCATTCTCGGCGTGCTGACCGGCCAGGCGGCGGCCTGGGCGGCCGAACGGATCGGCCCCGAGGAACTGGCGACGCTGCGCGAGCTGGCCGCCGAGGTGGTCGCGAAGTCCGGTGACGACAGCATCGGCGAGGCCAATTGGCATTTCCATCAGATGATCCACCGGGCCGCGCACTCGCCGCGGCTGGCGAACCAGATCAAGCACGCCGCCCGCGTGGTGCCGACCAATTTCCTGACCTTGTTTCCCGAGCACGAGAAGCATTCGCTCGACGAGCATGCGCAGTTGCTCGACGCGCTCGGCGATAAGGACGTCGAGCGCGCCCGCGTCATCGCCGAACGACACGTCCTGGATGCCGGGCGCTCGCTGGCCGAATGGCTGGAACAGCGCCGCGACGGCGAGCGCTGA
- a CDS encoding LLM class flavin-dependent oxidoreductase encodes MLLTVLRFNFASPHGDPRTQSRLMSAALELAQWGESHGITSVSVDEHHATGHGWSCNPIMAAAMFLARTSTLIASVDCALGPLWNPVRLAEDIALVDNMSRGRLHTTVGLGYRPVEYDALGADFGRRGALMDSLLERMLAVWSGGGAPAGICTGTWTRPHPPLYVGGGARATARRAARFRLPLSLADHLPDIADYYRELCAEIDLAPVVLMPGPVNRGMIYLHEDPERAWAELGDHILWEAVTYGGWSTDQRSLMHLPGVQTLDEVRASGRYRFLTPDQLIAEVRDAPDFGPIVLHPLVGGMPVEEAWRSVQLLTDKALPALKG; translated from the coding sequence ATGCTGCTGACGGTGCTGCGCTTCAACTTCGCCTCCCCGCACGGTGATCCACGCACCCAGAGCCGGCTGATGAGCGCCGCGCTCGAGCTGGCGCAGTGGGGCGAATCGCACGGCATCACGTCGGTCAGCGTAGACGAACATCACGCGACCGGGCACGGCTGGAGCTGCAACCCGATCATGGCCGCGGCGATGTTCTTGGCGCGCACCTCGACGCTGATCGCCAGCGTGGATTGCGCCCTGGGCCCGCTGTGGAACCCGGTCCGGCTCGCCGAGGACATCGCGCTCGTCGACAACATGAGCCGGGGCCGGCTGCACACCACGGTGGGCTTGGGCTACCGGCCCGTCGAATACGACGCGCTGGGAGCCGATTTCGGCCGACGCGGCGCGCTGATGGACAGCCTGCTGGAGCGGATGCTGGCCGTCTGGTCCGGCGGTGGCGCGCCGGCGGGAATCTGCACCGGCACCTGGACCCGGCCGCATCCACCGTTGTACGTGGGTGGGGGCGCGCGGGCCACGGCACGCCGCGCGGCCCGGTTCCGGCTGCCGCTCAGCCTCGCCGATCACCTCCCCGACATCGCCGACTACTACCGCGAGCTGTGCGCCGAGATCGACCTGGCCCCAGTGGTTCTCATGCCGGGACCGGTCAACCGGGGCATGATCTACCTGCACGAGGATCCCGAGCGGGCGTGGGCCGAACTCGGCGACCACATCCTGTGGGAGGCGGTCACCTACGGCGGATGGTCAACCGACCAGCGTTCCCTCATGCACCTGCCGGGCGTGCAGACCCTCGACGAGGTTCGGGCATCGGGACGCTACCGCTTTCTGACTCCCGACCAGCTGATCGCCGAGGTGCGCGACGCGCCCGATTTCGGCCCGATCGTCCTGCACCCCCTGGTCGGCGGCATGCCGGTCGAGGAAGCCTGGCGGTCGGTGCAGTTGCTCACCGACAAGGCGCTGCCCGCGCTGAAGGGCTGA
- a CDS encoding VOC family protein: MTAFALRPEDFYHTGIIVPDLEAAMARLSALAGYRWITPVSYTLPFRTVSGTREVTSTFVYSLQAPHVELIQEVPGTAWAAAPGNAVHHLGYWCDDLAQSAQLLEDNGFAFEATADTAAPDLALFAYYVDAAGTRIEIVDRALFPDFPAFLQATAAPEAQ; encoded by the coding sequence ATGACGGCATTCGCGCTGCGGCCCGAGGACTTTTATCACACGGGCATCATCGTGCCCGACCTCGAGGCGGCGATGGCCCGGCTGAGCGCGCTCGCCGGGTACCGGTGGATCACCCCGGTCAGCTACACGCTGCCGTTTCGCACCGTGAGCGGAACCCGGGAAGTGACTTCGACTTTCGTCTACTCGCTGCAAGCTCCCCACGTCGAGCTCATCCAGGAGGTACCGGGCACCGCCTGGGCGGCCGCCCCCGGCAACGCGGTCCATCACCTCGGCTACTGGTGCGACGATCTGGCGCAGAGCGCACAGCTGTTGGAAGACAACGGGTTTGCGTTCGAAGCGACGGCCGACACTGCCGCCCCGGATCTGGCGTTGTTCGCGTACTACGTCGATGCGGCGGGCACCCGCATCGAGATCGTCGACCGCGCCCTGTTTCCCGACTTTCCCGCCTTCCTGCAGGCCACCGCCGCGCCGGAAGCACAGTGA